Genomic segment of Geminocystis herdmanii PCC 6308:
TATGTACGAGGTGAAGAAACAGAAAATAGTGATATAGATATTTTGATTCAATTTACACCTAATGCTAAATTAGGTTTATTTAAGTATTGTGAATTACAAAATTTACTCAGTGATTATTTGGGGAAAAAAGTAGATTTGGTCATGAAAAGTGGTTTAAAACCTCATATCGGAAAACACATTTTAAATGAAGTTATTTATTTATAAAAAGAGAATTAAAAGATTATCTTGAAGATATTTTGAAAGCCTTAAATAATATCGAAAAATTTACGAATGGATTTAGCTTCAATGCTTTTGTTGAAGATGAAAAAACTAATTTTGCCGTGATTCACGCCATCCAAATTATTGGAGAAGCTACTAATAAAATACCTAAAGAGATACAAAATAAATATTCTTATATTCCTTGGAGAAGTATAAAGGGAATGCGAAACTTAATTGCTCATAAGTATTTTGCAGTGAATCTTAAAATTATTTGGAATAGCATACAAAATGATTTACCCATTCTCAAACCAGTAATTGAGGATATTCTTAAAAATCTAAAATAAATCTCCAGAATATGTAATATCTTCAATCTACTTCAAAATGACCAACCACGATCGAACAAAAAGCAAAAGCAAAAACTAAAGGCATAGGACAATTAAGAAGATAAGTTAAGAGAATCGCTGTGATAGTAAATACGATCGCACTACCTAGCCAAATTTTTTCCTGTGGAGAAAAACCCTTATCAGCTTTGATTTGAATTAAAGTTTCCTTGGGAATGGGTAAAGGTATCACCCCGTGAGGTGGAAATGCCCAATAGTCACAACGTTCTACAAACAAATCAGTCCAACCGTTGTCTTGACACCACTCTTTAATCCAGTCATCCGAAAAATGTTTCATTACCCTTTATAAGATTTGATTGCTTACTTTTTTTAGATTATCAAATGTTTTTTAAAGGGTTTTATTTTCTTTATTAAATTTAATATTTAAGAAATTTTACTGAGTATAAATACTTATATTGAGGATTAGAGTTTGCTGAATAAGTCAGAAAGCTATTAAAATCAAAACTTTTAACTTTATTTCCTCTAAATATCATTATGCTTATTACCAAGTATAACAGCATCAAAGCCTTGATTTTTCATTATTTAACCTAAAACCTAACACCTAAAACCTAACACCTAAAACCTAACATCTCCATAATTATTCATTCCTCAATGTTTGATCAACTGTCAACCATCAAATTAACGACGAGGTACTTTATCTAAACTAATATTTAACGCAGATACACGAGGGGTTGGTGAACCTTTAGCATTAATACTACGCGCCATACTGAGGTATAGAGAAGGATCTCCTGCTTTTGCTTGTTTTTCTTGGGGTACGAAACGACGTACTTGATTTTGCCAAATAATTTGAGGGAATCCGAGAATAGCACGATGGTAAGCATCGTAACGAGGAGAAGAAATATTAAATGGTCTTTCTCCTAATTCACGGGAAGGTAAATTACGACGGCGTTGGTAAGGTACGATGTCATAACCAAAGTTTTCTAAGTATTCATCAGAGTTTAATAACTCATCAACAAAGCCTTTGATTCCTTTGTTTACAACCACGATCGACCAAGCGATTTTTTCTTTTTCGCTGTAAGGTTCACGACCCAATACTTTTTGAATACAGTGCTGTACAAAGCGATAGTTACTATTTTTATCGTAAAAACTATTTTTAAAGGTTTCGGATAATAATAAACCACGAATAAAATCACGCACGGTAATTTGTTTATTGCGTAATTGAGATTCTAAGGCTATTTCACGATCGGATTTGAAAGCATGAAAGAAGATTTGACGATAAGCCGCTTCGATCAATACATCCATATCAGATGCACTATAAAGACTTTCAGCGTTATAGATTCTGGGTTGTTCATCTCCACCGACTTCAAAACCTGCTACACGAGTATTTTGAGAGTTAGGTGCGTAATTTAAAAGAGGAATAGCCAATGTTAAGACCTCCGTATCTTAAGATTATCTTAAATGTTTTTTTCTACAATCATTAGCATAATCCACAACGGCATTTTACCTGAAAAAACGTAAAGAATTGTTACAGTTACCTGAGTGAACCATAAAATTTTAGATAAGGGTAGGAGAGAGGAGATAGGAGAGAGGAGATAGTACTAAGAATTGATTTAAACTTATGTAAAATTCATTTTTGGCAATTATTTACCTTTATTTAATTATTTTCTTTGACTAAAATTTGAACTGTTATTAGTCAATAACCCTTATTTTAAAAGGTTTTTAATCTCGAACTCAGGGAATCTAAATTAAATTTTCAGAAGCCCAAATCATTGTAGAGATGTAAAATTTAACCCTTCTACGGAAAATATGTCAGAAATCAACTTATTACCTTATGAATTTTTTTTGCTAATTCTGTATGGAGTTGATGACTGGCTTTATAGGCTAAATAGTGCGCCCGTGGTATTTTGCCCAATAAACTCAAGTCACCGATAAAATCTAAGAGTTTATGCCTAACAGCTTCGTTTTCAAATCTGAGGGGAGGATTTAACCAACCGCTATGATCACACACTAGGGCATTTTCAAGGCTTCCTCCTTTGATTAATCCTGCTTCTTGGAGTTGTTTTATTTGATCGGCAAAGCCAAAAGTACGGGCAGGGGCGATCGAGCTTACAAAATTTTCTCGTTGAGGATACCAACTATACCATTGATTTTGGAGAACGGCATAGGGATAATCCACACCGCAACTAAACTTCATTTCAGGGGAAGGTATCACGGCACAAAAAGCATCCCCTTTTCTTACCCAAATTTCTTCTTCTATGGTTTCGGTTACTGCTTGAAAGGGATTTTCTGATTGATAGTCGAGATGATTTACCCACTCTTGGGCTGAACCATCTAACAAAGGAACTTCACAACCATCGATGGAAATTTCGGCATCTTCAATACCGCAACCGATTAAACTGGCTAATAAGTGTTCTACTGTCCTAATTTTTGCTTCCCCGTTGCTCAATTCTGTGGATAAAGTTGTAGTCGCAATAGATTCGATCGAGGCTGGAATAATGGGTTTATCTGGTAAATCCACCCTGACAAAATAACGTCCTTTCCCTTTTTGAGCAGGGGAAACTTTAACGGTAGTTTTAACGCCAGAATGAAGACCAATACCAGATAATTCAAAAGGTGTGAACATAAGTAAGTAATTGAGAATTGAGAATTGAGAATTGAAAATTGAAAATTAAGAATATTTCTCTCATTCATTATCCATTATCCATTATCCATTCTTCATTCTCCATTCATTATCTTACTTGTTTGAGACTTTCCACTTTCTTGGTGAATAGTTCTGTAAATAGACTTAGTACTGTACGATTTTCTTTTACTTTGATGTTAACACTGATGGACATCCCCGATTGTAAAACCACAGGCTCACCCCTGATGACTAATTCTTGGGCATCTAATTCTACTTTGACAGGAAAACGATAAAAGTTATAAATTTGATCGGGTTCGAGGGCATCTGAGCCGACAAAAAATACTTTTCCTTTGATGTCTCCAAATTCACTATAGGGGAAGGAATCGATACGAACATCGGTAATTTGTCCTACTTGCACAAAACCTATATCTTGGTTAGTAACATAAACTTCTGCAATGAGGGGATTATCAGGACCGGGATCGGGTACAATTTTTAACAGTGCTTCCGATTGTCCACTTTTAGGCACGAAACCTTTTCCAGCTTTTAAGTCAAAAACTGTACCTGATACGGGAGCTTTTAATTCTTGATATTTAATGGTTTGGTTCGCGCTACTGATTTGACTGGTAAGTTCAGAAATACGCTTTTCGTTATCCACAATCACTTTATTGATTTGACTGTCTAATTCGGCTATTCTTTGGCTATTGACTGCCATACGATCGCGCACATCTTTTTCTGTAACGGCGATGGTGTTTTCAAATTGTTGTTGCGCTTGATTAATGGTGACACGCAAACGAGATTCTTCTTCTTTGAGTTGCTCAATTTCTGCTAAACGGGTTTCTATTTGCTGTTTTTGATTTTCAAATTCAATGATACCGTTAGATTTTCGATCGACCAAATCTCGTCTTTTATCTTGTACCTGTTGTTTTTGTCTTTCAATTTGAATACTGGCTAAAGCACCTTCTTCTGATAAAGGTTGAATACTCTCTAAAATTTCTTGATCAATACGCAAACTTTCTTCGGCTTCTTTGATGGATTGTTTATTACGAAACTCGATTTCTTGAAGTACTCGTCGATCGTTCAATAATTGTTTTTGAGTATCCTGTAATTTAACTCGATTTTGAGTCAGTTGTTTTTCAATTTGATCAGCTTCTAGTTTAGCCGCACTCGATCGAGAATTTAACTCCGCAAAGGCGGCTTGTAATCGAGACGCTTCATCAGCTCTCAAGCTACCGATGTTATGATTTCCTTCGGCTAACTGTATTTGATATAGTTTGTTTTCTGCCACCAATTCCGCTCGATTTAAAGCTAATGCTTCTATTTCAGCAGGTAATTTTAATTCTGTGATCGATCGTTGTATTTGTTCTGGGGTGATATTAGCATTAATCAGAGTACGATAAAATTTATTTTCTTGTATTAAAGAATTTCTGATTTTTTGGAGAGATTCTAATTCCGCTTCTGTAGCTTCCGAATCAAAAACTAACAATGAATCACCTTTTTGAATTTTTTGTCCATCTTCCACATTAACTTCTCTGACAACACCATTTAATGGCGCTTGAACTTCTTTAACTGTAGCTTTCGGTTTTAGTTGTCCTTGAGCCGTTACAACTTGCTCTATTTTGGCAATGGCCGCCCAAACGATAGCAAATACCGTCACCCCCATAATACTCCAGATCATCGTTCTTGACCAAATAGGAGAAGGTTTAAGAATGACATCCTTTTCAAATTCAGAAATATCTAAGTTAATAGCTGTATCAGAATTTTTCTGATTACCATTGAGAGAATTTTCAGGAGATTGTAATAATGGGTCTATATTTACTGTCTTGCCGTTGTTATTAACCATAATTAAATATTATAAATAGGGGATTAGAAACTAGCTTATCAATTTTCTGAGGGAAAAGTTCCATATTGTGTACTAAAATTTACTTCTAAGTACTGATGCAAAATAGATTGTGGACTTTGGGTATTAGGTATTAGGTATTAGGTAAAAAAGTGAAAAATCGATAATTTTATGAGCTAAGGTTAATTTAGTGGTACGATCGAACATAATTTGTTCTCCTTGACGATCGAGCCATACTCCTTCATTAGTATCTGTAGCAAACCCTGCGTTATCTTTATCTATCGGATTAGCAACTATGGCATCTAAATTTTTCCGTTGCAATTTTTCCTTCCCAGGGGTGATAATATCTCCCGTTTGAGCGGCAAATCCGATTAATTTTTGACTTGACTGCTTCATTTCCCCTAATTTAGCCACAATATCATTAACTTGCTCTAATTCAAGGCTAGAGGGTAAAGATTTTTTACTCAATTTCTGGGAAGCATAATGTCGGGGTTTCACATCCGCAACTGCTGCCGCCATATAAGTTATATCCGCTTGAGGAAAATTACTCACCATTGCCGATTCCATTTCTTGGGCGGTGGTAACAGGAATAATTTGCACAGGAGGCAACAGTTGTAACAATTCGGGGTTGATATTTCCTGCCACTAACGTAACATTTCCTCCTCGATAATAACAGGCGTTGGCTAAGGCTATGCCCATTTTCCCCGTGGCAGGATTGCCCATAAACCTAACAGGATCAATGTATTCCCTTGTGTTTCCAGCACTAATTAAAATATTTTTGCCCACTAAATCCCGTTTTCCTTTACTGACAATAATAGACTCGATCGAGCTTAAAATTTCCTTTGCCTCTGCCATTCTGCCCTTACCGATTCGATCGCACGCCAATAAACCCGTGTTAGTATGTAAAAGATGATAACGGCTATCTTGAGCCAATTTTTGCCAATTATCCTCCACAGACTTTTGTAACCACATTTCCGTATTCATGGCAGGGGCGACTATAATCGGACAAGTAGAAGCCAAAACCGTGTTAGTCAATAGATTATCAGCTAAACCATGGACTAATTTACCTAAAGTATTAGCGGTTAAAGGTGCAATAACCATTAAATCCGCCCATTCTCCTAGGGTAATATGTAACGGACGCTCATAGACAGGTTGCCAAAAATCTCCATCGACAGAAGCAGGTTTTCGAGCTAAAGTAGAAAAAGTTAAAGGAGTGACAAATTTTTGAGCTGATTCCGTGAGAATAACCTCCAAATTTGCCCCCAGTTGAAACAAATGGGAGACGACTTCGCACACCTTATAAGCGGCGATACCACCTCCCACACCAACTAAAATGTTTTTTCCTGTCAACGGATGACTATGATTCGTCATAACCCTCAATATCTAAAAGATAGAAATAAGGCTCGACTAAATCTTCCCGATGGAATGCGATGGCGCGTAATAAATGCCAATCTTGTAAACCATCAAAAGGTGTATTATAGTCATCTAGCTCAAGTCTAGCGGCAATTTCAGCCACCTCCTCCGCCGTGATTTTAGAATAGTCTTCTTCTTTTAAAGTTACAGTTGTCATAGCTTTACCCTCCCTTATTAGGAGATACTGATTTTACCCCACTTTGTATTTTAACCATCTTTGCACTCTTAACCACTAATCGTTAACAATAAGTAATTAATCAGAAAATGGATAGAATAGTATTTTCTCACCTCAGTTCGACATAAAGAAAATGATGAAAACTAGACAGGTGGACAAGTGGACAAGTGGACAAGTGGACAAGTGGACAAGTGGACAGGGAGAAAAATTCTCAATATTTGATGTACTTTTGAGAGAATTTTATTCATTCACCAGAAATACAATCTTCCTGTCTGCCTGTCTTCCTGTCAACGAGAGTCAGCCCTCACCTATTTTTATATCGAACTCAGGTTTTCTCAATTCTCATTCCTCGATTCTTATGACTTTATTTACTAATTTTAAGATTACTTTTGCACCCCTTTCCTTATCTCAAGTGTATCAACTAGCAGATAATGCTGGTAATGGTGCGATCGTGCTTATGAGTGGTACAGTAAGAAATAAAACCGAGGGGAAACCTGTTAAATATTTAGAATATCAGGCTTACGAACCTATGGCGATAAAAATTTTTCAAGATATTAGCCATCAAATTAAAGAACAATGGCAAGATGTGAATAGTGTTATCATCCATCATCGTATCGGCAAATTAAATATAGGTGATATTAGTGTCTTAGTTGCCGTAGGATGTCCTCATCGTGGAGAAGCCTTTAGTGCTTGTGGTTATGGCATTGATACCTTAAAGCATAATGCTCCTATTTGGAAAAAAGAACATTTTGAAGACGGAGTTAGTAGTTGGGTTAGTATCGGAATGTGTGAACAATTAAAGATGAATAATTGTTGAGAAAAAGCAAGATTATCTCATTTGAAACAATTTATTTTTTCTGTTGTGCTTGAACTTTACTTTCTTCCCTAGCTTTATGTATATGATCATAAACCTTGACCAACATTTTTTGTTCAGACATCAAGGTAAAATTTTGACGTTCTTTGCCATTTTCTGATTTATTATTGATTTTTTGGGTGGGGTTTTCTTCTGGAGATGTCACTCCCATTAAAGATTCTGTACCTAAATAAAAAGACAAATATCCGACACCAATACCAATAGATAGACTACTGATTAGTACTAGAATACTTGCGATCGCAGTAGGGGAACGTAGCGAAGAAGTATTTGTTTTCATAAAAAGAAAAATTTGACAAAAAGATAACAATATATTTTATAATGGGAAAGGTTAAAAAATACCAGGGTTGGCCGAGCGGTTGAGGCAGCGAACTCATAATTCGCCCAAGACAGGTTCAACTCCTGTACCCTGGATAAATCAATTACTGTCTATCATCCATAATTTCTCTTAAGGAAGTATCAAAAGGATTAGGTAAATCTTCGGTGCGTATAGTAGGGTCTCCTTCTTTTAACTGTCTAAAATAATCATACATGATAACGTTTAACAGTAAGGCATCATTAGTGATATTATTCTCAGGAAAAGAGCCTTGAGGAAAGCTACGCATTCCTAAAATAGTATCAATTTGTCCTGCTAGACTCGCACCTTCAAAAAAATTCCCACTATGGGTAGAAAAGGCTTCATTGACTAATCTACTCATATTCATTGGGCGGTATTCAACAGTTTCTACTTCGGGAGATTTGGAAGAGTCAACTGGTTTAGCAGAAGTGGGATTAGTAATCACACAGGTTAGAGTTGTTAACGTGGCAATGGCAACAAAACGAGAAATTTTTGATAACATAATTGATATTTGGTAAGATCATGTTACTCTCATTGTAACTGATTTATCGAAAAACATTTATGGAAAATAATAACACTATTTTAAAACAAGAATTATTAGATTTAATCGTTAAATATGCTTATCAAGAAGGGGATTTCACTCTTTCTTCGGGACAAAAAAGTAATTTTTATCTTAATTGTAAACAGGTGACTTTAAGGGCAGAAGGTGCTTTATTAGTAGGTAAATTAATCTTTTCTCTCTTGAGTGATAATACTACTGCCGTAGCTGGTTTAACTTTGGGAGCTGATCCGATGGTTACAGCTGTAAGTTTAGTGTCTGCTTTAGAAAATAAGCCTATTCCAGCATTAATTGTGCGTAAAGAGGCAAAAGGACATGGTACACAGGCTTATATTGAAGGGGTTAGTTTGCCTTCTGGTGCTAATGTGGTTGTTTTAGAAGATGTGGTAACAACAGGAAAATCTGCTATGTTGGCTGTAGAAAGATTAAGGGATGCCAGTTATCAGGTTAACAAAATTATATCTTTGATCGATCGACAAGCAGGAGGTAGTGAATTTTATCAATCTCAAGGGTTAGAATTTGAGAGTCTTTTTACTTTAGAAGAGATTAGAAATAATTAGGAATTAGGAATTAGGAATTCTGATATTCGACCTTTATAAATACAATTTGATTGCTATATTAGTTATTTTCCCCCATGGATTGGACAACACCATTAAAGGCACAACAACAAGATTTTTGTTCCCGTCTTGATTTGGGAAATTTGTTACATTGTCAAGAAAGTTATCTTCATAGTGAAATGGTGGTTATTAATGAAGATTCGATCGAAAAAATTAAGGTTGAATCTATTTTAGAATCCGAAGAAATTGCCAATAAATATAATTTAACTTACCCTTTAAAAGAAATATTAGAAATAGTTTTTTATCGAAAATTAGGTATGGAGGCTTTTTTATTAAAATTTGGTCATTTAACTTGGTTAGATAATCATAAATATTATGAAGATTATGAAGCGAGTTTGGTTAATAGCCATTTTTTGGTGAAACAGGCAACAAATAATAAAATTTTAATTAAAACTTATTCAGGAAATTTTAAGAAGATAAGATATAGTGTATCTGCACAAGAAATCGAACATAATAATTTAATTATTTATACAATTTCTCCAGAGAAATTTAGAGTTAATTTAAAAGAATATGTTATTATTTTTTTAGGATTTATTCCTGTGGAATCATTACCAAGATTCAATGATAAACTAGATATTAATTTAGCAGACTTTTTATATATAGGTGGACTCAATTTTTATTTACAAAACATTTTACCTACTGATTATTATCTCTTAAAACTAGCTAAATCTTATCTCAAAAAAGGTAGTTATGCTGAGTCAATACTGTTATATAATAAATCAATTTTTAATAATCCTACTCAATCAAAAAATTATTTTTTACGAGGTATTTCTAAATATAAATTAGGCGATATTCAAGGTGCTTTAACAGATTTTTCTCAAACTATTACGTTAAACGATCAAGATTCTTTAGCTTATCATTGGGCTGGATATTTACATCAACAATTAGGTAATTATCCAGAGGCTTTAATGGAATATTCTCAAGAAATTAAAATTAATCCTTTAAATTATTTTGCTTATTTTAATCGAGGCATTATTCATACTAAATTAACTAAATTTATTAAGGCTTTGGAAGATTATACTATGGCGATTCAAATTAATCATAGTTTGTTTCAAGGTTTTTATAATCGGGCTATTATATATTATCAATTAGGAGATAAGGACAGTTCGATCGAAGATTATCTTAAAGCGATAAAAATACAACCAAATTTACCACAGGCTTATTATAATTTAGGCATTATATATCAACAATTAGGAGAATATAAACAAGCCTTTAACAGTTATCAATTGGCAATAAAAGCTAATGATAAATATTTAAAATCTTATTATAATTTAGCAATTTTACAAGCTGATTTAGGTTACTATAAAGAATCGATTAATACCTATCAAATTATTTCAGAAATTGATCCTTATTTTATTCCAGCAATTCAAAATCATCACTCTTTATCTTCATTATTAGAAAAAGAGGGAAGTATTCTTGATGATAATGAAATTTTATCTTCCTTGACACAAAATCCTGAAGTTATTGGTATAAATAGTAAAGGAAAAAATAACAGTGATTTGGACAAATATTGTTTTAATGTACCTGATAGTAAACAAACTCATTCTTTTTAACTATTTGATTTAATTTAAAATGATAATTGTCAAGAAATGTAGGCATTTTTTGTGATAAAAAAATCAATCAGGAGAAAAAAAGGAATTAATTAAAGGGGTTTTTGTAGCAGAGTTTGTAAGGGGATTTCCTCATCATAAAAAATACCTGAAAGATTTTCGGGATTGGGTTTCCCCTCAACAGGGGGAAATAATAACCAACGACTGCCTAGGGGTAATGATGACAAGGAATCGGCATTTTGAGATAACCAAATAACTGGAGATGAAGGGATTTGTTCGATCGAGTTGACTAAAAAATCAACACCTGCTAAGGTTTCTAACATGACTTTATTTCCCCTAATTAAACCTTTATCTGCCGTCCATAATTTTACATCTAATTGTTGACGACTGGCATAAAAATACATGGAAGCGGCGGCAATGACGGCGGTTTCAAAATATTCCGGTTGCCACTGACTGGAGTTGTCTAAACAAATGATGATTTCTTCTCCTCCTGTAATGGTTTCTAATTCTCTTACTTGTAAATCTCCGAATTTGGCACTACTACGCCAATGTATTAAACGGGTTGCATC
This window contains:
- a CDS encoding nucleotidyltransferase family protein, yielding MTSSIETDLTKDKLKENQLKHLLKRIKAIKLEIQEKYEIEELGLFGSYVRGEETENSDIDILIQFTPNAKLGLFKYCELQNLLSDYLGKKVDLVMKSGLKPHIGKHILNEVIYL
- a CDS encoding HepT-like ribonuclease domain-containing protein, whose product is MKALNNIEKFTNGFSFNAFVEDEKTNFAVIHAIQIIGEATNKIPKEIQNKYSYIPWRSIKGMRNLIAHKYFAVNLKIIWNSIQNDLPILKPVIEDILKNLK
- a CDS encoding slr1957 family protein is translated as MKHFSDDWIKEWCQDNGWTDLFVERCDYWAFPPHGVIPLPIPKETLIQIKADKGFSPQEKIWLGSAIVFTITAILLTYLLNCPMPLVFAFAFCSIVVGHFEVD
- a CDS encoding phycobilisome rod-core linker polypeptide, with translation MAIPLLNYAPNSQNTRVAGFEVGGDEQPRIYNAESLYSASDMDVLIEAAYRQIFFHAFKSDREIALESQLRNKQITVRDFIRGLLLSETFKNSFYDKNSNYRFVQHCIQKVLGREPYSEKEKIAWSIVVVNKGIKGFVDELLNSDEYLENFGYDIVPYQRRRNLPSRELGERPFNISSPRYDAYHRAILGFPQIIWQNQVRRFVPQEKQAKAGDPSLYLSMARSINAKGSPTPRVSALNISLDKVPRR
- the lpxC gene encoding UDP-3-O-acyl-N-acetylglucosamine deacetylase — its product is MFTPFELSGIGLHSGVKTTVKVSPAQKGKGRYFVRVDLPDKPIIPASIESIATTTLSTELSNGEAKIRTVEHLLASLIGCGIEDAEISIDGCEVPLLDGSAQEWVNHLDYQSENPFQAVTETIEEEIWVRKGDAFCAVIPSPEMKFSCGVDYPYAVLQNQWYSWYPQRENFVSSIAPARTFGFADQIKQLQEAGLIKGGSLENALVCDHSGWLNPPLRFENEAVRHKLLDFIGDLSLLGKIPRAHYLAYKASHQLHTELAKKIHKVIS
- a CDS encoding HlyD family efflux transporter periplasmic adaptor subunit; translation: MVNNNGKTVNIDPLLQSPENSLNGNQKNSDTAINLDISEFEKDVILKPSPIWSRTMIWSIMGVTVFAIVWAAIAKIEQVVTAQGQLKPKATVKEVQAPLNGVVREVNVEDGQKIQKGDSLLVFDSEATEAELESLQKIRNSLIQENKFYRTLINANITPEQIQRSITELKLPAEIEALALNRAELVAENKLYQIQLAEGNHNIGSLRADEASRLQAAFAELNSRSSAAKLEADQIEKQLTQNRVKLQDTQKQLLNDRRVLQEIEFRNKQSIKEAEESLRIDQEILESIQPLSEEGALASIQIERQKQQVQDKRRDLVDRKSNGIIEFENQKQQIETRLAEIEQLKEEESRLRVTINQAQQQFENTIAVTEKDVRDRMAVNSQRIAELDSQINKVIVDNEKRISELTSQISSANQTIKYQELKAPVSGTVFDLKAGKGFVPKSGQSEALLKIVPDPGPDNPLIAEVYVTNQDIGFVQVGQITDVRIDSFPYSEFGDIKGKVFFVGSDALEPDQIYNFYRFPVKVELDAQELVIRGEPVVLQSGMSISVNIKVKENRTVLSLFTELFTKKVESLKQVR
- the coaBC gene encoding bifunctional phosphopantothenoylcysteine decarboxylase/phosphopantothenate--cysteine ligase CoaBC encodes the protein MTNHSHPLTGKNILVGVGGGIAAYKVCEVVSHLFQLGANLEVILTESAQKFVTPLTFSTLARKPASVDGDFWQPVYERPLHITLGEWADLMVIAPLTANTLGKLVHGLADNLLTNTVLASTCPIIVAPAMNTEMWLQKSVEDNWQKLAQDSRYHLLHTNTGLLACDRIGKGRMAEAKEILSSIESIIVSKGKRDLVGKNILISAGNTREYIDPVRFMGNPATGKMGIALANACYYRGGNVTLVAGNINPELLQLLPPVQIIPVTTAQEMESAMVSNFPQADITYMAAAVADVKPRHYASQKLSKKSLPSSLELEQVNDIVAKLGEMKQSSQKLIGFAAQTGDIITPGKEKLQRKNLDAIVANPIDKDNAGFATDTNEGVWLDRQGEQIMFDRTTKLTLAHKIIDFSLFYLIPNT
- the isiD gene encoding protein IsiD, which gives rise to MTTVTLKEEDYSKITAEEVAEIAARLELDDYNTPFDGLQDWHLLRAIAFHREDLVEPYFYLLDIEGYDES
- a CDS encoding molybdenum cofactor biosynthesis protein MoaE gives rise to the protein MTLFTNFKITFAPLSLSQVYQLADNAGNGAIVLMSGTVRNKTEGKPVKYLEYQAYEPMAIKIFQDISHQIKEQWQDVNSVIIHHRIGKLNIGDISVLVAVGCPHRGEAFSACGYGIDTLKHNAPIWKKEHFEDGVSSWVSIGMCEQLKMNNC
- the pyrE gene encoding orotate phosphoribosyltransferase, producing the protein MENNNTILKQELLDLIVKYAYQEGDFTLSSGQKSNFYLNCKQVTLRAEGALLVGKLIFSLLSDNTTAVAGLTLGADPMVTAVSLVSALENKPIPALIVRKEAKGHGTQAYIEGVSLPSGANVVVLEDVVTTGKSAMLAVERLRDASYQVNKIISLIDRQAGGSEFYQSQGLEFESLFTLEEIRNN
- a CDS encoding tetratricopeptide repeat protein, which gives rise to MDWTTPLKAQQQDFCSRLDLGNLLHCQESYLHSEMVVINEDSIEKIKVESILESEEIANKYNLTYPLKEILEIVFYRKLGMEAFLLKFGHLTWLDNHKYYEDYEASLVNSHFLVKQATNNKILIKTYSGNFKKIRYSVSAQEIEHNNLIIYTISPEKFRVNLKEYVIIFLGFIPVESLPRFNDKLDINLADFLYIGGLNFYLQNILPTDYYLLKLAKSYLKKGSYAESILLYNKSIFNNPTQSKNYFLRGISKYKLGDIQGALTDFSQTITLNDQDSLAYHWAGYLHQQLGNYPEALMEYSQEIKINPLNYFAYFNRGIIHTKLTKFIKALEDYTMAIQINHSLFQGFYNRAIIYYQLGDKDSSIEDYLKAIKIQPNLPQAYYNLGIIYQQLGEYKQAFNSYQLAIKANDKYLKSYYNLAILQADLGYYKESINTYQIISEIDPYFIPAIQNHHSLSSLLEKEGSILDDNEILSSLTQNPEVIGINSKGKNNSDLDKYCFNVPDSKQTHSF